A single genomic interval of Acidobacteriota bacterium harbors:
- a CDS encoding sigma-54 dependent transcriptional regulator, producing MSANASINLLIAEDEKNLGIVLQRELTRLGHRVTLVHDGEAAVQVAKENDFDIALLDIMMPGRSGLEVLRELRELEQPPEVLMMTGHATVETALQAMKMGAYDYLTKPCLISELDAILQKAFEKRQLRQENLVLQSRLRYKEKAPDIVIRSDKMRVILDLVRKVASSNAIVLVTGESGTGKELIANTIHHFSQRFNGPFIDISCAAIQETLLESELFGYEPGAFTGAQKRKLGLFELANHGTLFLDEIGEMNLTLQSKLLRVLETQSFYRVGGTKKVEVDVRIVAATNRDLEKDVTEGKFRGDLLYRINNFTIKLPSLRERPEDIPALGETFLNQIRGNRQIRFSKEAMECLLSYNFPGNVRELKNVVERAVILCPNQEITPDDLPIEVRNERIDIFNPSMQEEDIPANLDELKRKQILNVLEQTGWHQGKASEMLGISPSTLYRQLKSYGLTRTRRITNF from the coding sequence ATGAGCGCAAATGCCAGTATCAATTTGCTGATTGCCGAAGATGAAAAAAATCTAGGCATTGTTTTACAGCGGGAATTGACGCGATTGGGGCATCGTGTCACCCTGGTTCATGACGGTGAAGCCGCAGTTCAAGTTGCCAAGGAGAATGATTTTGACATCGCTTTGCTGGATATCATGATGCCGGGTCGAAGCGGTTTAGAGGTTTTACGAGAATTGCGAGAACTTGAACAGCCTCCTGAAGTGCTGATGATGACCGGACACGCGACGGTTGAAACCGCTCTGCAAGCCATGAAGATGGGGGCTTACGATTATCTGACCAAACCCTGTCTGATCAGCGAACTCGACGCCATTCTGCAAAAAGCCTTTGAAAAACGGCAACTGCGGCAGGAAAACCTGGTGCTGCAATCGCGTCTGCGATACAAAGAAAAAGCGCCCGACATTGTTATCCGCAGCGATAAAATGCGCGTTATTCTTGATCTGGTTCGCAAAGTCGCTTCATCGAATGCCATCGTTTTGGTGACCGGCGAATCCGGCACCGGCAAAGAACTGATCGCCAACACCATTCACCATTTTTCACAACGATTCAATGGCCCATTTATCGACATTAGTTGTGCGGCAATTCAGGAAACGCTGCTTGAATCCGAACTTTTCGGTTATGAACCCGGCGCTTTTACCGGCGCACAAAAACGCAAACTGGGATTATTTGAACTGGCAAATCATGGCACGCTTTTTCTTGATGAAATCGGGGAAATGAATCTGACCTTACAATCCAAATTATTACGTGTACTGGAAACGCAATCTTTCTATCGCGTCGGGGGAACCAAAAAAGTCGAAGTTGATGTTCGTATTGTTGCTGCCACCAATCGGGATTTAGAAAAGGATGTGACCGAGGGCAAGTTCCGGGGTGATTTACTCTACCGCATTAATAATTTCACCATCAAATTACCGTCTTTGCGAGAAAGACCCGAAGACATTCCGGCACTTGGGGAAACTTTTTTAAATCAGATTCGCGGCAATCGCCAGATACGATTCAGCAAAGAAGCTATGGAATGTCTGTTAAGTTATAACTTCCCGGGCAATGTTCGCGAGCTGAAAAATGTCGTTGAACGGGCGGTGATTCTCTGTCCCAATCAAGAAATTACTCCAGACGATCTCCCCATCGAGGTGCGGAATGAACGAATAGATATTTTCAATCCATCAATGCAAGAGGAAGATATTCCGGCAAATCTCGACGAATTGAAACGCAAGCAGATTCTCAATGTTCTGGAACAAACCGGCTGGCATCAGGGAAAAGCTTCGGAAATGTTGGGGATTTCACCAAGTACGTTATACCGTCAATTGAAATCCTATGGACTGACCCGAACCCGTAGAATTACGAATTTCTAA
- a CDS encoding ATP-binding protein, producing MKNHSYGKYQIVILGDEQKSAVALKRVLETTGYRALIATSVESAYSQISTNLTSLFIIESSASKVTGQLTPTHLDEPSSTLWKLDWAKRALELIKDLRSYSIPAEFPILVITKTQNSKDKVAWLEAGATAILAKPYTKGELISRVKSLVKSWGEDIEKSEKFEQLNILHSVSTVLASSLDPDVLLQGTLKVLVNDFHADAGVIYQRNPLSQSVNLAAHYGFEFNDREMEGCLIDFYFGTAFSIQDTPFILHDIPESSCIKRLGEPLSQLRTLICAPFGINGSITGAICLFSNSPQGFLKQNAGLLSTICNQLSIALENARLYIETKKSASQLSFVYNLGNNLMTSLELDQLLSYAVFSVGKALACDVCAVIIKQEDNLEHLAAAKYSRVQSEGANKENWFDSAKVKNFLEKIEPNNLQPSIEIRISEKILKDKNISLETIATLEFDGTILGMVVCGSYVSRPMSSDDQRLLISVAQQLSLAIRNIELYQNSKDTSINLAVEVSARTKEIEEQKRFTEKIIDSLPVSLYVVDRDLRIVAWNRNRELGGSGISREAVLGKNVFKVLMRQPRLKLQEEFLDVFRTGKIISLEQETFEDGQKKIWKINKIPMRVDNAEVSHVITVGEDITDQKKMNEAVIHAEKLASIGRLAAGVVHEINNPLATIAACAEALLSRISDIQGDDTQVDFKEYLQIVKDEAFRCKTITNNLLEFSHQRQSEKFLCDINQIIDQTLHLVKHHPKIGKMTIVKELDDEVAPVYVNEGQMKQIFIALISNAYDSMNGDGTLTIRTKALKNPEKQVSAEFIDTGCGISSANLLKIFDPFFTTKPIGRGTGLGLSVCYGIVTDHGGKIEVDSIEGHGATFRILLPISEPAPFMSSQRLHSRPIETERVQ from the coding sequence ATGAAAAATCATTCATACGGCAAATACCAGATTGTAATTTTAGGGGACGAGCAAAAATCGGCTGTCGCCTTAAAACGGGTGCTTGAAACTACCGGTTATCGAGCATTGATTGCGACTTCGGTCGAATCGGCTTATTCACAAATCTCAACAAATTTAACCTCATTATTTATCATTGAATCATCCGCCTCAAAAGTAACCGGTCAACTGACCCCAACTCACTTGGATGAACCCTCATCAACCCTCTGGAAACTGGATTGGGCGAAACGCGCGCTCGAACTGATTAAAGATTTACGAAGTTATTCGATACCCGCTGAATTTCCGATTCTGGTTATAACCAAAACGCAAAATAGCAAGGATAAAGTGGCATGGCTTGAAGCCGGAGCGACCGCTATATTAGCCAAGCCTTATACCAAAGGCGAGTTGATTTCGCGGGTAAAATCTCTGGTGAAATCCTGGGGCGAAGACATCGAAAAATCGGAGAAATTTGAACAATTAAACATTCTCCATTCCGTCAGCACGGTGCTTGCCAGTTCGCTCGACCCTGACGTTTTACTCCAGGGAACCTTGAAGGTGTTGGTTAATGATTTCCATGCCGATGCCGGGGTTATCTATCAGCGAAATCCGCTTTCTCAATCGGTCAATCTCGCTGCGCATTACGGATTTGAATTTAATGACCGGGAGATGGAAGGTTGTCTGATTGATTTTTATTTTGGAACCGCTTTTTCAATTCAGGATACCCCTTTCATTCTTCATGATATTCCTGAATCATCCTGTATCAAACGACTCGGCGAACCGCTTTCGCAGTTAAGAACGCTCATTTGCGCGCCTTTCGGTATCAACGGCAGTATTACCGGTGCCATCTGTCTTTTCTCCAATTCACCGCAAGGTTTTTTAAAACAAAATGCCGGGTTGCTCTCAACCATCTGTAACCAGTTGAGTATCGCTCTGGAAAATGCGCGATTGTATATCGAAACCAAAAAGAGCGCCTCACAACTGTCTTTCGTTTACAATCTCGGCAACAATTTGATGACCTCTCTGGAACTTGACCAGTTGTTGAGCTATGCGGTTTTTTCGGTTGGCAAGGCGCTGGCTTGTGATGTTTGCGCGGTGATTATCAAACAGGAAGATAATCTTGAGCACCTGGCAGCCGCGAAATATTCGCGTGTACAGAGCGAAGGCGCAAATAAAGAAAACTGGTTTGATAGCGCCAAGGTAAAAAATTTCCTTGAAAAAATTGAGCCGAACAATTTACAACCGTCAATTGAAATTCGGATTTCCGAAAAAATTCTCAAGGATAAAAATATCTCCCTTGAAACCATCGCGACATTGGAATTCGACGGCACCATCCTGGGGATGGTGGTTTGTGGTAGTTATGTTTCGCGACCGATGAGTTCGGATGACCAGCGTCTATTGATTTCCGTCGCTCAACAACTGAGTCTAGCTATCAGAAACATCGAGCTTTATCAAAATTCCAAAGATACTTCGATAAACCTTGCAGTCGAAGTCTCTGCCCGAACCAAAGAGATTGAGGAACAGAAACGATTTACCGAAAAGATTATCGACTCGCTTCCGGTTTCGCTTTATGTCGTGGATAGAGACCTGCGAATCGTGGCTTGGAATCGCAACCGAGAGTTGGGTGGAAGCGGCATCAGTCGAGAAGCCGTGCTTGGGAAAAATGTCTTTAAGGTTTTAATGCGACAACCCCGCCTTAAACTCCAGGAAGAATTCTTGGATGTCTTCCGCACCGGAAAAATTATTTCGCTCGAACAGGAAACCTTTGAAGACGGTCAGAAAAAAATCTGGAAAATAAATAAAATTCCCATGCGGGTGGATAATGCCGAAGTCTCTCATGTCATCACGGTTGGTGAAGACATCACCGATCAGAAAAAGATGAATGAAGCGGTGATTCACGCGGAAAAACTGGCATCCATCGGCAGACTCGCCGCCGGCGTGGTTCACGAAATTAATAATCCGCTGGCAACCATTGCCGCCTGTGCCGAAGCCCTGCTTTCACGTATTTCAGATATTCAAGGCGACGATACCCAGGTTGATTTCAAAGAGTATTTGCAAATCGTCAAAGACGAAGCTTTCCGGTGTAAAACCATCACCAATAATTTATTGGAGTTTTCTCATCAACGGCAATCCGAGAAATTTTTATGTGATATTAACCAGATCATTGATCAAACGCTGCACCTCGTCAAACATCATCCCAAGATCGGCAAGATGACGATTGTGAAAGAACTTGATGATGAAGTTGCGCCGGTCTATGTCAATGAAGGGCAAATGAAACAGATTTTTATCGCCCTGATTTCCAACGCCTATGATTCGATGAACGGCGATGGCACCCTGACGATTCGCACAAAAGCCTTAAAAAACCCTGAAAAACAGGTGTCCGCAGAATTTATCGACACCGGTTGCGGGATTTCCTCTGCCAATCTATTAAAAATATTCGACCCGTTTTTTACCACCAAACCCATCGGCAGAGGAACCGGACTCGGTTTATCCGTGTGTTATGGAATTGTCACCGATCATGGCGGAAAAATCGAAGTTGATTCTATCGAAGGTCACGGCGCGACGTTCCGCATTCTCTTACCCATTTCCGAACCTGCCCCTTTTATGTCGTCCCAACGACTACATAGTCGTCCAATTGAAACAGAGAGGGTTCAATGA
- the ybgF gene encoding tol-pal system protein YbgF, translated as MFSKRWSGLLGFVLVLTLSISALAEDKKEAQILELKQTVDELKAELIVLQRQVRTMQESMDRNSGQLNTLITQIVDNVNAIRQGQSRVAEGAMSAVNEVNGLGERLSATNQRIDKLSEQLADLKKTVENLPKLPTFTQITPGNPDQLFAAAYGDYSRGNYDLAISEFRQYVETYPSSEMADNAQYWIGETLFAKGRFAEAVTEFDKVITIFAKGDKVPAARFKKALALSELGQSDLARAEFQALLKLYPKSNEAVLAKQRLDGGQ; from the coding sequence ATGTTTTCAAAACGATGGTCTGGTTTGCTGGGTTTTGTGCTGGTGTTGACGCTATCAATCAGCGCCCTTGCTGAGGATAAGAAAGAGGCGCAAATTCTTGAACTCAAGCAAACGGTTGATGAATTAAAAGCCGAACTCATCGTTCTGCAAAGACAGGTGCGAACGATGCAGGAATCGATGGATAGAAACAGCGGTCAATTGAACACGCTGATTACCCAAATCGTTGACAACGTCAACGCCATTCGACAGGGTCAAAGCCGCGTCGCGGAAGGTGCGATGAGCGCGGTCAATGAAGTCAATGGTCTGGGTGAACGATTATCGGCAACCAATCAACGCATTGATAAACTGTCGGAACAACTGGCGGATTTAAAGAAGACGGTGGAAAACCTGCCAAAACTTCCAACCTTCACACAGATTACGCCAGGCAACCCCGACCAGCTTTTCGCCGCCGCTTATGGCGATTATTCGCGCGGCAATTACGACCTGGCGATTAGCGAATTTCGTCAATATGTGGAAACCTATCCATCCAGTGAAATGGCAGATAACGCCCAGTATTGGATTGGGGAAACGCTTTTCGCCAAAGGAAGATTTGCCGAAGCGGTAACCGAATTTGACAAGGTGATTACGATTTTTGCCAAAGGCGATAAGGTTCCGGCGGCGCGCTTTAAAAAGGCGTTGGCGTTGAGCGAACTTGGTCAAAGCGATCTTGCCAGGGCGGAATTTCAAGCCTTGCTGAAACTCTATCCCAAAAGCAATGAAGCGGTTTTAGCCAAACAACGCCTGGATGGGGGTCAATAA
- a CDS encoding OmpA family protein: MKQPNNRSLAILFILALAVFLTACAKPKVQLSVNRDRIQQGEDVRVTWNSKDAKEVTINGEKVDKTGTKVYLPNSTTTYTAVATRGKKEARDSKVVNVDPRAAAPTISITADQGAIERGQSTTIRWNSTNADRVSISDLGSVPAAGSRAVSPSQSTTYTATALGPGGTANASARVTVTSPATPSGVTEDRPRTIGSPTNPSVALTFSQRVQAIYFDFDSADLSEESKEKLRQAAAWLTQGTNRSIAFRIEGNCDPRGTEEYNIGLGERRAQSAREFLVAAGVDASRISTVSYGEENATGAGESGWAKDRRDDFIYISGGSN, encoded by the coding sequence ATGAAACAACCAAATAATCGAAGTCTTGCAATTCTCTTTATTTTGGCGCTCGCAGTCTTTCTCACTGCCTGCGCTAAACCCAAAGTACAACTTTCGGTCAATCGTGATCGCATTCAACAGGGTGAAGATGTCCGCGTCACCTGGAATTCCAAAGATGCTAAAGAGGTAACCATTAACGGTGAAAAGGTCGATAAAACCGGAACCAAAGTTTATCTGCCGAATTCGACAACCACCTACACAGCGGTCGCAACGCGCGGAAAAAAGGAAGCCCGCGATAGTAAGGTTGTCAATGTAGACCCACGCGCCGCCGCGCCGACCATTTCCATTACCGCCGATCAAGGGGCAATTGAAAGGGGTCAAAGCACGACCATTCGCTGGAATTCAACCAACGCCGACCGCGTGTCAATTTCTGATTTGGGTTCGGTTCCTGCTGCGGGTTCGCGCGCCGTCAGCCCATCACAATCCACAACCTATACGGCAACTGCCTTGGGTCCCGGCGGCACCGCCAATGCCTCAGCTCGTGTGACCGTGACTTCTCCGGCAACACCTTCGGGGGTCACCGAAGACCGTCCTCGCACCATCGGTTCACCGACAAATCCGAGTGTGGCTTTAACCTTCAGTCAAAGGGTGCAAGCCATCTATTTCGATTTTGACAGTGCTGACCTTTCTGAAGAGTCAAAAGAAAAACTTCGACAAGCGGCGGCTTGGCTCACCCAGGGGACGAATCGTTCAATTGCTTTTCGTATTGAAGGAAATTGCGACCCACGCGGAACCGAAGAGTATAATATCGGTCTTGGCGAACGCCGCGCTCAATCCGCACGTGAATTTCTGGTCGCCGCAGGCGTCGATGCGAGTCGTATTTCAACAGTCAGTTACGGTGAAGAAAACGCCACAGGTGCAGGTGAATCCGGTTGGGCTAAAGACCGACGTGATGATTTCATTTACATCAGTGGCGGTTCCAATTAG
- a CDS encoding TonB C-terminal domain-containing protein, protein MTKSSKQSNKTGRFGLIGSLVFHLTLLAGLFYWFQSPSVQQIIAAGEGEGGEGGGGAIQIGVADASQILGFAKPQNVSFVGDENNPINNTRMETERPESQPDDEALLPPTEKPTSKPDAIKTDRPVAPQEEKVFTGKEERGGSTSQSAQVGRSYGSPTPGAVGGVSLGNGSGYGGGTGLPGGSAYGRLIQQILSRNYNPPVNENSPPQEVIILLRIARDGQILSISGGRVAPQYIKQRSSIALVNNAAERAVLAANPLPAFPAGFLSNVQEAVAEVRFRFPK, encoded by the coding sequence GTGACGAAATCATCAAAACAATCCAATAAAACCGGGCGATTCGGGTTGATTGGCTCATTGGTTTTTCATTTAACCCTGCTTGCCGGATTGTTTTACTGGTTTCAAAGCCCATCGGTTCAGCAAATCATCGCGGCGGGCGAAGGTGAAGGCGGCGAAGGTGGCGGTGGGGCAATTCAAATCGGCGTCGCTGATGCCTCACAAATTTTAGGCTTCGCCAAACCTCAAAATGTTTCTTTCGTTGGCGATGAAAATAACCCGATAAACAATACCCGGATGGAAACCGAAAGACCGGAATCTCAACCGGATGATGAAGCCTTGCTGCCACCAACTGAAAAACCAACATCAAAACCTGACGCGATAAAAACCGATAGACCGGTTGCGCCACAGGAAGAAAAAGTTTTTACCGGCAAAGAGGAACGCGGCGGGTCAACCTCGCAATCGGCACAGGTCGGTCGCAGTTACGGCTCACCAACTCCCGGCGCGGTTGGCGGCGTCAGTCTTGGAAATGGCAGCGGGTACGGAGGCGGCACAGGATTGCCGGGCGGGTCTGCCTATGGTCGCTTGATTCAACAGATTCTCAGTCGCAATTATAATCCACCGGTAAATGAAAATTCCCCGCCACAGGAAGTCATCATCTTGTTGCGAATCGCCAGAGATGGTCAGATACTTTCAATTTCCGGTGGACGAGTTGCGCCACAATACATCAAACAACGAAGTTCGATTGCGCTGGTCAATAATGCGGCTGAAAGAGCCGTGCTCGCAGCAAATCCCTTACCGGCATTTCCTGCGGGATTTCTTTCAAATGTGCAGGAAGCCGTAGCCGAAGTCAGATTTCGTTTTCCAAAATAA
- a CDS encoding biopolymer transporter ExbD, whose product MAFKDQQGRTQTSLSEINVTPLVDVMLVLLVIFMVTAPIIQTGIDVNLPKTSETKTEQPKANAVVVSIDKDGNIFLSTQSEAKQVNVNDLPKLLKDKLGSSGERKVYIRGDGETPYRIIAYVLDLAKQASAEVSLVTEPTVKKK is encoded by the coding sequence ATGGCATTCAAAGATCAACAAGGGCGAACCCAAACATCACTTTCAGAGATTAACGTCACACCACTCGTTGATGTAATGTTGGTGTTGCTGGTGATTTTTATGGTTACGGCTCCGATCATTCAAACCGGCATCGATGTCAATTTACCCAAAACCAGCGAAACAAAAACTGAACAACCCAAAGCCAATGCCGTTGTAGTGAGTATTGATAAGGACGGAAATATTTTTTTAAGCACCCAATCAGAAGCCAAACAGGTAAATGTGAATGATTTGCCGAAATTATTAAAAGATAAATTGGGAAGCAGCGGTGAGCGCAAAGTTTACATACGCGGCGACGGTGAAACACCCTATCGAATCATCGCTTATGTTTTGGATTTGGCGAAACAGGCTAGTGCCGAGGTCAGTTTGGTTACCGAGCCAACCGTGAAGAAGAAATAG
- a CDS encoding MotA/TolQ/ExbB proton channel family protein encodes MFALINLFFLVIQAPQNQGISLVDLLLKASPIAKGVLILLLLFSIASWAIIFSKWRALKNAESATDDFLTSFGKRDKKLSDLMMESDYHKASPLARIFAAGYDEVTNQISGGAGRVQSLDAINRVLQSATINEVSDMEKSLSWLATAANASPFIGLFGTVVGIIIAFQGLSAASTSSIQSVAPGIAEALIATAAGIAAAVPASIFYNYFLNRIKSLSAKMDRFSLEMLNIIERNYVK; translated from the coding sequence TTGTTCGCTTTAATCAATTTATTTTTTCTGGTTATTCAAGCACCACAGAATCAAGGAATTTCGTTAGTCGATTTATTGTTAAAAGCCAGCCCGATTGCCAAAGGCGTTCTCATCCTTTTATTGCTTTTCTCAATCGCGTCCTGGGCAATCATTTTTTCCAAATGGCGCGCGCTCAAAAATGCCGAAAGCGCGACTGATGATTTCCTGACCTCTTTTGGTAAACGCGATAAAAAACTATCCGATTTAATGATGGAATCGGATTATCACAAAGCCAGTCCGCTGGCGCGAATTTTTGCCGCCGGATATGACGAGGTGACCAATCAAATCAGCGGTGGCGCGGGTCGCGTCCAGAGTCTCGATGCCATCAATCGCGTACTGCAATCGGCGACCATCAACGAAGTCAGCGATATGGAAAAAAGTTTAAGCTGGCTGGCGACGGCTGCGAATGCCTCACCATTTATCGGGCTATTCGGAACTGTGGTCGGCATTATCATCGCCTTTCAAGGGTTGAGTGCCGCATCCACCTCTTCGATTCAATCGGTTGCGCCCGGCATTGCCGAAGCGCTCATTGCTACAGCCGCGGGGATTGCCGCCGCCGTACCCGCTTCGATTTTTTACAACTATTTTCTCAATCGCATAAAATCACTAAGCGCAAAAATGGATCGCTTCTCTCTGGAAATGTTGAACATCATCGAAAGGAATTATGTGAAATAG